The following are encoded in a window of Balaenoptera ricei isolate mBalRic1 chromosome 1, mBalRic1.hap2, whole genome shotgun sequence genomic DNA:
- the LOC132348169 gene encoding small ubiquitin-related modifier 2-like: MADEKPKERIKTENNDCINLKVAGQDGSVVQFNINRHTPFSKIMKAYCERQGLSMRQIRFRFDGQPINETDTPAQLEV; encoded by the coding sequence ATGGCCGATGAAAAGCCCAAGGAAAGAATCAAGACGGAGAACAATGATTGTATTAATTTGAAGGTGGCAGGGCAGGATGGTTCCGTGGTGCAGTTTAATATTAACAGGCATACACCATTTAGTAAAATAATGAAAGCCTACTGTGAACGACAGGGTTTGTCAATGAGGCAGATCAGGTTCCGATTTGATGGGCAGCCAATCAATGAAACAGACACACCTGCACAGTTGGAGGTGTAG